The following proteins are encoded in a genomic region of Hoeflea sp. IMCC20628:
- a CDS encoding DUF411 domain-containing protein, producing the protein MTKILTSLAVSIAMGLSTITTVALAETPDADNQIMVFKTPWCGCCQAWVEAMEKAGYDVETTDVEDLTPIKMQAGVPGGLEACHTAMIGGERKYVLEGHVPIEAVKKLMTERPDIRGVSTPGMPMGSLGMGDDPEANYTVYAFTGRAAEAPAVFFKAGTQ; encoded by the coding sequence ATGACCAAAATTCTCACCTCACTTGCCGTGTCGATTGCCATGGGGCTTTCCACAATAACCACGGTTGCGCTTGCCGAAACGCCGGATGCTGACAACCAGATCATGGTTTTCAAGACGCCATGGTGCGGGTGCTGCCAGGCCTGGGTTGAAGCCATGGAAAAGGCAGGCTACGACGTCGAGACTACCGATGTGGAAGACCTCACGCCGATCAAGATGCAGGCCGGCGTGCCCGGGGGACTTGAGGCCTGCCATACCGCCATGATTGGCGGCGAACGCAAATACGTGCTTGAAGGTCATGTGCCGATCGAGGCGGTCAAGAAACTGATGACCGAGCGACCGGATATCCGTGGAGTGTCGACCCCGGGCATGCCGATGGGGTCACTCGGTATGGGCGATGACCCAGAGGCAAACTATACGGTCTATGCGTTCACTGGTCGAGCCGCTGAGGCTCCTGCGGTTTTCTTCAAGGCTGGCACACAATGA
- a CDS encoding L,D-transpeptidase translates to MPASQAHAHVNSFKLDPKFEPQSVAFSGYSPGTVIVDPRNHFLYLQLSNGMARRYGVGVGKAGLTFKGTANIARKAKWPSWTPTKNMIRRQPGKYAKYAKGVPGGPGNPLGSRALYLYRNGRDTYYRIHGTTQPSSIGRSVSNGCIRMINAHVEDLYERVPVGAQVVVL, encoded by the coding sequence ATGCCGGCATCGCAGGCTCATGCGCATGTAAATTCATTCAAGTTGGACCCGAAGTTTGAGCCACAATCAGTGGCGTTCTCGGGGTATTCGCCCGGTACGGTTATTGTCGACCCCCGCAACCACTTTCTCTATTTGCAGTTGAGCAATGGAATGGCGCGCCGCTATGGCGTGGGCGTTGGCAAAGCGGGCCTTACTTTTAAAGGGACTGCTAATATAGCTCGCAAGGCGAAATGGCCGAGCTGGACGCCGACCAAAAATATGATCCGGCGCCAACCCGGCAAGTACGCCAAATATGCCAAGGGTGTCCCCGGAGGTCCAGGCAATCCGCTCGGATCGCGTGCACTTTATCTCTACAGGAACGGCCGCGACACATATTACCGCATCCACGGCACGACACAGCCCTCGTCCATCGGGCGCTCGGTCTCCAACGGCTGTATTCGCATGATCAATGCACATGTCGAAGACCTTTATGAAAGGGTGCCTGTCGGTGCACAGGTGGTGGTGTTGTGA
- a CDS encoding multicopper oxidase family protein — protein MINRRNFIIGAAGLVSATQFPALSLARTSSTELELIAGPAKKKLFRPDAEASDVWAYNGEVPGPEIRVRKGDRVRVRFTNNLEEPTSIHWHGIRIDNAMDGVSGLTQEAVQPGASFVYDFEVPDAGTYWYHAHNKSWNQVGRGLYGPMIIDEPERPFDSSHDITLVLDDWRLRRPGVLDTESFGSLMDWSHGGRLGNWITVNGGAVPVTALKRGEAYRLRLINAANARVFEIDPNRFDAKVLAYDGQALSEPISLAYAPAMLGPAQRMDLLVVPQENFALEEVSSDDPFVMAEFKVEGVATAAVTAPAVAINAIPEPDIANARRVKVLMEGGAMGGFVEITYQGKKLQGEDVQSTRQTWAFNGVANLADDPLFVAERGQTIIIETINRTAWVHAMHVHGHHFRVISRSGSEVDEGKPWRDTFLIGPNQTTEIAFVTDNPGKWLYHCHMLEHAAAGMTTWFTVA, from the coding sequence ATGATCAATCGGCGTAATTTCATCATCGGGGCGGCCGGGCTTGTCTCTGCCACCCAGTTTCCGGCTCTGTCGCTGGCGCGCACAAGCTCTACAGAGCTCGAGTTGATCGCTGGGCCCGCAAAGAAAAAGCTCTTCCGGCCAGACGCTGAAGCTTCCGATGTCTGGGCTTACAATGGCGAAGTGCCGGGGCCTGAAATTCGTGTCCGTAAGGGAGATCGCGTCCGTGTCCGTTTCACCAACAATCTGGAGGAACCGACATCCATTCACTGGCACGGGATCCGGATCGACAATGCCATGGACGGCGTTTCGGGACTGACACAGGAAGCAGTGCAACCGGGCGCCAGCTTCGTGTATGATTTTGAAGTGCCTGATGCGGGCACCTATTGGTATCATGCGCACAATAAAAGCTGGAACCAGGTTGGCCGAGGCCTTTACGGTCCGATGATCATTGATGAGCCGGAGAGGCCGTTCGACAGCTCCCACGACATCACACTGGTTCTTGACGACTGGCGGCTGCGCCGGCCGGGCGTGCTGGACACCGAGAGCTTCGGTTCGCTGATGGATTGGAGCCACGGCGGCCGCCTCGGCAACTGGATCACGGTAAATGGGGGGGCAGTGCCGGTGACGGCGCTCAAGCGCGGTGAAGCCTACCGGTTGCGCCTGATCAATGCAGCCAACGCTCGCGTCTTCGAAATAGACCCCAACCGGTTCGACGCAAAGGTGCTGGCCTATGACGGCCAGGCTTTGTCCGAGCCAATCAGCCTTGCTTATGCGCCCGCGATGCTTGGCCCGGCGCAGCGCATGGATCTGTTGGTCGTCCCTCAGGAAAATTTTGCACTGGAGGAGGTGTCGAGCGACGATCCTTTCGTCATGGCAGAATTCAAAGTCGAGGGCGTTGCAACCGCTGCTGTGACCGCACCAGCTGTTGCGATCAACGCGATTCCCGAGCCCGACATCGCCAACGCGCGGCGGGTGAAAGTCCTTATGGAGGGCGGGGCTATGGGTGGCTTTGTCGAGATCACATACCAGGGCAAGAAACTTCAGGGGGAGGATGTGCAAAGCACCCGCCAGACCTGGGCATTCAACGGTGTTGCAAACCTCGCCGACGATCCCCTGTTCGTTGCAGAACGCGGGCAAACCATCATCATCGAAACCATTAACAGGACTGCCTGGGTTCATGCGATGCATGTGCATGGGCATCATTTCCGGGTGATCTCCCGGTCTGGAAGCGAGGTGGACGAAGGTAAGCCGTGGCGCGACACCTTCCTGATCGGGCCCAACCAGACGACGGAAATTGCCTTTGTCACCGACAATCCGGGAAAATGGCTTTACCATTGTCACATGCTTGAACATGCGGCGGCAGGCATGACGACGTGGTTCACTGTTGCGTGA
- a CDS encoding ATP-binding protein produces MSWAPLTSLRAQLVLLVVAALVVAQVVSLWLFVDERGLAVRAALGFEAAGRAANVARLIEEAPDNLQDSILRAANSPLVRFDLSGEATAGNSDGSDSGLIESRVRALLGESYSGDIRVELHAIEGQILPMPHLSPEMAEMHRSMMHGAVSAVEMNLSIALSDGRWLNVGTRFERPPFQWPFYSMLTFILTAAAILITVFWFLMTRFTGPLRRLVGAVDRLGRGEEIAELPAVGPSEVRELTSTFNRMQDRLTRFVADRTRLLASLGHDLRSPLTAIRVRAEMVDDEETRSSLVASVEEMQTMVEETLTFARGMAASEASQSVDIGALLEDLRTGSPVPFLLDNGPLISVRIRPTAMRRALRNVIENAVRYSGNAHVAYSVRDDHLMITVEDNGPGIPDTELERVFDPFFRLEESRSLETGGHGLGLSIARTIITAHGGDIWLVNRAEGGLCASILIPLEGTSQEAVEDNRAQWINSSV; encoded by the coding sequence TTGAGTTGGGCCCCATTGACAAGCCTCAGGGCTCAACTCGTGCTTCTTGTTGTCGCCGCGCTTGTCGTCGCGCAAGTCGTGAGCCTTTGGTTGTTCGTCGATGAGAGAGGACTCGCGGTTCGGGCTGCGCTTGGCTTTGAAGCCGCAGGCCGCGCCGCAAACGTGGCGAGGTTGATTGAAGAGGCTCCGGACAATCTGCAAGACTCCATCCTGCGCGCAGCCAATTCGCCGCTTGTCCGATTTGACCTGTCGGGTGAAGCGACAGCCGGAAATTCAGACGGCTCGGATAGTGGTCTGATCGAATCCCGGGTTCGTGCGCTTCTGGGCGAGAGTTACAGCGGTGACATCCGTGTCGAACTGCATGCAATCGAGGGACAAATCCTCCCGATGCCGCACCTTTCACCTGAAATGGCTGAAATGCATCGGTCAATGATGCACGGCGCGGTCTCTGCAGTTGAAATGAATCTGTCTATCGCGCTTTCTGACGGACGTTGGCTCAATGTCGGCACACGGTTCGAGCGACCGCCCTTCCAGTGGCCGTTTTACTCCATGCTGACCTTTATTCTGACTGCGGCGGCCATTCTGATCACGGTTTTCTGGTTTCTCATGACCCGTTTTACGGGTCCACTAAGACGGCTGGTCGGAGCGGTTGACAGGCTGGGACGGGGCGAAGAAATCGCTGAATTGCCCGCCGTGGGCCCGAGCGAAGTGCGGGAGCTTACCTCGACCTTCAACAGAATGCAGGATCGCCTGACCCGGTTTGTTGCGGACCGAACACGCTTACTGGCTTCGTTGGGACATGATCTCAGGTCTCCGCTTACGGCAATTCGTGTTCGTGCCGAGATGGTCGACGACGAGGAAACACGAAGCAGTCTGGTGGCCTCGGTCGAGGAAATGCAGACCATGGTCGAGGAGACGCTAACCTTCGCCCGCGGAATGGCAGCATCCGAAGCCTCTCAATCTGTCGACATTGGCGCCCTGCTCGAAGACCTGAGAACGGGCTCCCCAGTTCCCTTCCTCCTGGATAACGGCCCGCTAATAAGTGTTCGCATCCGCCCGACTGCAATGCGCCGAGCGCTTCGCAACGTGATCGAAAACGCCGTGCGTTACAGTGGAAACGCACACGTGGCATATTCAGTTCGTGACGACCATCTCATGATTACGGTCGAAGATAACGGACCGGGCATCCCGGATACCGAGCTTGAACGGGTTTTTGATCCGTTTTTCAGGCTCGAAGAATCGAGATCATTGGAAACCGGTGGGCACGGGCTCGGTCTGTCAATTGCACGAACAATCATCACTGCGCATGGGGGTGACATCTGGCTGGTCAATCGGGCGGAGGGTGGGTTGTGCGCCTCGATCTTGATCCCTTTGGAGGGAACTTCGCAAGAAGCTGTTGAGGACAATCGCGCGCAGTGGATCAATTCTTCGGTTTGA
- a CDS encoding response regulator, with protein sequence MSDAPHILVVDDHKEIRESVKRFLQKNGMRADTAKDAQDAEAKLAIGNYDLMVLDVMMPGESGLSLCQRLSAERVLPIILLTALGDDTDRIVGLEIGADDYLAKPFNPRELLARIKAVLRRTERQEKLSGVFVGKRLRFAHLVLDSDSRVLADESGNETRLTSSDFKLLIVLLERARVVLSREQLLDLTAGRSSGPLDRTIDNQISRLRRKIEPDILQPKIIATVRNDGYCLSADVEVLG encoded by the coding sequence ATGTCCGATGCTCCGCACATTCTCGTCGTCGACGATCACAAAGAAATCCGTGAAAGCGTAAAGCGCTTTCTTCAGAAGAACGGCATGCGCGCCGACACCGCGAAGGATGCGCAAGATGCCGAAGCAAAACTTGCGATCGGCAATTATGACTTGATGGTGCTGGACGTCATGATGCCGGGCGAAAGCGGTCTTTCTCTGTGCCAGCGGCTTTCCGCCGAGCGCGTGTTGCCTATCATCTTGTTGACCGCACTGGGTGACGACACGGACCGGATCGTCGGGCTCGAAATCGGAGCCGATGACTATCTTGCCAAACCGTTTAATCCGCGAGAGTTGCTGGCGCGTATCAAGGCGGTCCTTCGGCGTACGGAACGGCAGGAAAAGCTTTCAGGCGTGTTTGTGGGAAAGCGCCTCCGTTTTGCCCACCTGGTGCTTGATTCCGACAGCCGGGTGCTGGCGGACGAATCCGGAAACGAAACGCGCTTGACGAGTTCAGACTTCAAGCTCCTGATCGTCCTGTTGGAGCGCGCGCGTGTGGTACTGAGCCGTGAGCAGCTTCTGGACCTTACGGCTGGCCGTTCATCCGGGCCGTTGGACCGCACCATCGATAACCAGATCAGCCGCCTCAGACGCAAGATCGAACCCGACATTCTTCAGCCAAAGATCATTGCGACCGTCAGAAACGACGGCTATTGCCTGTCGGCGGACGTGGAGGTGTTGGGTTGA
- a CDS encoding EF-hand domain-containing protein, translating to MYKFKTIATALLISAAVPTLALAGSNHGHGQRQATSNSGSPAAMAGGNANMMQGMMGGDMGSMMRMMKMMHGGQSGMMSMDGETGGMGAEMMGMGGLMMGGADHMQRLFDTDDDGTVSPDELRTGLLDELKTYDADGDGMLSLAEFETLHAAHIREHTVDRFQAFDADGDGQVTSEEFAAPADRIKRMMMMRSGNMSGQNGGMMNGEQPGNMMQDGTQNETEKDN from the coding sequence ATGTACAAGTTCAAGACCATCGCAACGGCGCTGCTCATTTCGGCCGCCGTGCCAACACTTGCGCTCGCCGGTTCCAATCACGGCCATGGCCAACGGCAAGCAACGTCGAATTCCGGTTCTCCAGCGGCCATGGCGGGCGGCAACGCCAACATGATGCAAGGAATGATGGGCGGCGACATGGGATCCATGATGCGCATGATGAAGATGATGCACGGTGGACAATCAGGTATGATGAGCATGGATGGCGAAACCGGCGGCATGGGCGCGGAAATGATGGGCATGGGCGGATTGATGATGGGTGGCGCCGACCATATGCAACGCCTGTTCGACACCGATGATGACGGAACGGTCTCGCCCGACGAACTTCGCACTGGTCTGCTTGACGAACTGAAAACCTACGACGCGGATGGGGACGGAATGCTGTCGCTCGCTGAATTCGAAACGCTTCATGCCGCCCATATCAGGGAACATACGGTCGACCGCTTCCAGGCCTTCGACGCGGATGGAGACGGACAAGTCACCTCCGAGGAATTTGCAGCGCCCGCCGACAGGATCAAGCGGATGATGATGATGCGTTCGGGCAATATGTCTGGTCAGAACGGCGGCATGATGAACGGCGAGCAGCCGGGGAACATGATGCAGGACGGCACGCAAAACGAAACTGAAAAAGATAATTGA
- a CDS encoding DUF302 domain-containing protein yields MNYTIDRMFPGAGIDDIDARTRAALAAAGFGVLTEIDVKATMKKKIDKDMPGYRILGACNPNMAWQAIGMEPKVGAMLPCNVIVRETDEGVEVSAVDPAVSMTGINNQELGDVAGQVRKMLQDVVSAI; encoded by the coding sequence ATGAACTACACCATAGACAGAATGTTTCCCGGGGCCGGTATCGACGATATCGACGCCCGCACTCGTGCTGCCCTGGCTGCAGCCGGCTTCGGAGTCCTGACCGAAATCGACGTCAAGGCAACAATGAAGAAGAAAATTGACAAGGACATGCCTGGCTACCGCATCCTTGGCGCCTGCAATCCGAACATGGCCTGGCAGGCTATCGGCATGGAGCCGAAGGTCGGGGCCATGCTTCCGTGCAACGTGATTGTGCGGGAAACAGACGAAGGTGTGGAAGTGTCGGCGGTCGATCCGGCGGTCTCTATGACCGGGATCAACAATCAGGAGCTCGGTGACGTCGCCGGTCAAGTCCGGAAGATGCTTCAGGACGTCGTATCTGCAATTTGA
- a CDS encoding murein L,D-transpeptidase family protein: MNLFQKLLNTSILLALAASMTACVSTVLDVDNKANQPIAANLVSNMNKRKMTPADPILVRIFKDESELEIWKRDRTGRYALLKTFPMCRWSGKLGPKTKEGDRQAPEGFYHVSAGMLNPNSQYYLSFNLGYPNKLESALGYTGDALMVHGACTSAGCYALTDAGVAQIYAIVREAIRGGQSSFQVQAFPFRMTPENMARNRNDPNFDFWKNLKQGYDILEVTGRQPQVSYCGRRYVFDATYEGGNPRNPLASCPPLLSAEDDVVAARRVSDERKMEAILASGTFISAHAYSDGGMHPSFRKLLKSRGAEVLAQTASLKNVPVSRPDAALADPHTPSE, encoded by the coding sequence ATGAATTTGTTTCAAAAGCTGCTCAACACTTCGATCCTGCTCGCATTGGCTGCGTCTATGACAGCTTGCGTATCGACGGTTCTTGACGTCGACAACAAGGCAAATCAACCAATTGCCGCCAACCTCGTCAGCAATATGAACAAACGCAAGATGACCCCGGCTGATCCCATACTGGTCCGGATCTTCAAGGATGAGAGCGAGCTCGAGATCTGGAAACGTGACCGTACTGGGCGTTACGCGCTTTTGAAGACCTTTCCCATGTGTCGCTGGTCCGGCAAGCTCGGCCCAAAGACCAAAGAAGGAGATCGGCAAGCTCCAGAAGGGTTTTACCATGTCTCCGCCGGTATGCTGAATCCCAACTCGCAATATTATCTCTCTTTCAATCTTGGCTACCCAAACAAGCTGGAAAGCGCACTCGGCTACACCGGCGACGCCTTGATGGTTCATGGTGCCTGTACATCGGCAGGATGTTACGCGCTCACGGACGCTGGCGTCGCACAAATCTATGCGATCGTGCGTGAAGCCATCAGAGGCGGACAGTCTTCCTTTCAGGTGCAGGCTTTTCCATTCCGGATGACGCCCGAAAACATGGCGCGAAATCGAAATGACCCTAATTTCGATTTTTGGAAGAACCTGAAACAGGGCTATGACATTTTGGAGGTCACAGGCCGACAACCCCAGGTGTCCTATTGCGGCAGACGGTATGTCTTCGACGCGACCTATGAGGGTGGAAATCCTCGCAACCCGCTTGCTTCATGTCCACCGCTGCTGAGCGCGGAGGACGATGTCGTAGCTGCTCGGCGCGTTTCAGATGAACGCAAGATGGAAGCAATACTTGCCTCCGGGACGTTTATATCGGCCCATGCATATTCGGATGGCGGCATGCATCCAAGCTTCCGAAAGCTTCTCAAAAGCCGGGGCGCAGAGGTGCTCGCCCAGACAGCATCATTGAAAAACGTGCCGGTCAGTCGACCGGATGCTGCGTTGGCGGATCCCCACACACCCAGTGAATGA
- a CDS encoding YHS domain-containing protein, translating into MGHGKSGATRDEPSGSATDVRWTAPKTDTDPVCGITVQTRNSKSAVHDGHVYYFCSRECRERFEAAPASYLATTDAVIPDMREQADG; encoded by the coding sequence ATGGGTCACGGCAAATCAGGAGCAACCCGCGACGAGCCAAGCGGATCGGCGACTGACGTCCGCTGGACTGCCCCGAAGACTGACACTGACCCTGTGTGCGGAATCACCGTTCAGACGCGAAACTCGAAGTCGGCCGTCCATGACGGCCATGTCTACTACTTCTGTTCACGGGAATGTCGCGAGCGTTTCGAGGCCGCGCCAGCTTCCTACCTTGCTACAACTGATGCAGTCATCCCAGACATGAGGGAGCAAGCTGATGGCTAA
- a CDS encoding DUF5676 family membrane protein has product MANLTRSDQTHRAGIPLPVIRPPHIPVFALGMSLGIFLVVTFALCVGFDLIFPGQAMYQTWLKLLPGFSWLTWSSFLLGGVEAFAYGWFVALIFAPLFNYFSARWAR; this is encoded by the coding sequence ATGGCTAATCTGACCAGATCTGATCAAACTCACCGGGCAGGCATACCTCTGCCCGTGATCCGTCCACCGCATATCCCAGTCTTCGCGCTCGGCATGAGCTTGGGCATTTTTCTCGTGGTGACGTTTGCGCTGTGTGTCGGCTTCGACCTCATCTTCCCCGGGCAGGCCATGTACCAGACGTGGTTGAAACTGCTTCCCGGTTTCTCTTGGTTGACTTGGTCAAGCTTTCTGCTCGGCGGGGTGGAGGCCTTTGCCTATGGCTGGTTCGTCGCGCTGATATTCGCGCCGCTATTTAACTATTTCTCTGCCCGTTGGGCACGTTGA
- a CDS encoding YncE family protein, translating into MTSPLKLSLSAILAVLLTSASATAATVYIADGSADQIIVVDTDTGTVERKITGLDAIHGLSGAPGVRYLVAGSYSEVEGTEATALAKPEGVSEDEHAAHHAKPAAGAMPKDAAISILTILDAKSGEILRRIEVPGAVHHTAVSPDGRYAAATHPSGDGISIIDLETLAFKAFVPTGSAPNYAVFSKDSASVLVTNSGNGTISEVDVEKGFVRRNLLVGTAPEHVVISGDGATLYVADADIGKIHEIAVSDGAILRSFEIGGELHGLDLSDDGSTLFVSGKGEDKLVAIDLQSGAMRTVSLSPAPYHLTTIGGTGKIYVSSRDEPKIWIINQIDLAVIGKITVSGEGHQMVVLP; encoded by the coding sequence ATGACGTCACCATTGAAGCTCTCTCTTTCGGCAATCCTCGCCGTTCTCCTGACTTCGGCGTCAGCGACGGCCGCGACGGTCTACATTGCTGATGGCAGCGCGGATCAAATCATCGTCGTTGATACAGACACTGGCACGGTCGAACGCAAGATCACCGGCTTGGATGCCATTCACGGCCTTTCTGGTGCACCTGGTGTTAGGTACCTCGTCGCCGGCAGCTATTCCGAGGTCGAAGGCACCGAGGCCACGGCACTCGCTAAGCCAGAAGGTGTGTCGGAGGACGAACATGCGGCCCATCACGCCAAACCCGCAGCGGGGGCGATGCCCAAGGATGCCGCGATCAGTATTCTGACCATCCTCGACGCAAAGTCTGGTGAGATACTGCGTCGGATCGAAGTGCCCGGCGCGGTCCATCATACTGCTGTTTCGCCCGACGGTCGTTACGCTGCAGCTACTCATCCATCAGGTGACGGGATAAGCATAATCGATCTCGAAACCTTGGCTTTCAAGGCCTTTGTTCCAACTGGATCGGCACCGAATTATGCCGTTTTTTCCAAAGACAGCGCTTCGGTTCTCGTCACCAATTCAGGCAACGGCACAATCAGTGAAGTCGATGTCGAGAAGGGATTTGTCAGGCGCAATTTGCTTGTTGGTACAGCTCCCGAGCATGTGGTCATCTCCGGTGACGGGGCAACGCTATATGTGGCCGACGCAGATATCGGCAAAATCCATGAGATTGCTGTGTCCGATGGTGCCATTCTCCGCTCATTCGAGATTGGAGGAGAGTTGCACGGGCTCGACTTGTCGGACGACGGGAGCACGCTCTTCGTCAGCGGAAAGGGCGAAGACAAGCTTGTCGCGATCGATCTGCAATCCGGTGCGATGCGAACCGTTTCACTGTCGCCCGCTCCGTATCATCTGACAACGATCGGCGGCACTGGCAAGATTTACGTATCGAGCCGCGACGAACCCAAGATTTGGATCATCAACCAGATAGATCTCGCGGTCATCGGCAAAATCACCGTTTCCGGCGAGGGCCACCAGATGGTCGTGCTTCCGTAA
- a CDS encoding cytochrome c: MQLKNNLTKYFVIGFFGLGLVALVSKNLKADSETPYAMAGLTQVSGEAQAGQALFGANCASCHGDTGGGTGKGPPLIHDIYNPGHHPDEAFFSAVANGVPQHHWPYGNMPRLSQVTPDEVAKIISYVREMQLANGITYKPHKM, encoded by the coding sequence ATGCAACTCAAGAATAACCTGACAAAATATTTCGTCATCGGATTTTTCGGACTCGGATTAGTTGCTCTTGTCTCAAAGAACTTGAAGGCAGATTCCGAGACGCCGTATGCAATGGCTGGCTTGACTCAAGTGTCTGGTGAAGCACAAGCCGGTCAGGCCTTGTTTGGTGCCAACTGCGCATCTTGTCATGGCGACACTGGCGGAGGCACCGGAAAAGGGCCTCCACTGATCCATGACATTTACAATCCCGGGCATCATCCCGATGAGGCGTTCTTCAGCGCGGTTGCCAACGGTGTTCCCCAACACCATTGGCCATACGGAAACATGCCAAGACTTAGCCAAGTGACACCGGATGAGGTCGCGAAAATAATCAGCTACGTCCGCGAAATGCAACTCGCCAACGGCATCACCTACAAACCGCACAAAATGTAA